CCACTATTGGTGATATTTTGAGATAAGGTGTAGTTAGATGATGATGGAGTTAGACGACGGGAGAAGAGGCCGGCACACAATAaactttaaatattttaaaattttctagGATGCTAGTGAACATATTTGACAACAGTTCAATTTTACAAAAAAAGGGAGGGAAAAAAATAACTTAAATCGCTGTTATGAGTGTCCAATGGGTAGCATGATATGATCTAATAAACCTGTTAGCCAAGTTAAATCAATGAGGAAATCAACCCATTTGTTAACTATTCTATAATACTCAGTTAAGAAAGTTCTCATCTTTTATAAGTAGTATTTTTTTTGTCCTCATAAAGATTCTTATTTAGGAACCAATTCTAGAGTACCTAATTCTTTAACAAAATACATAAGCTAATTAGCCTATTACGATGTCTTTTCAAATGTAAGCCTGTACTGTAACAAGTTGAAGGAATAGTACAATATCATCACTGCTTTATATAAAAGACTAAAGGCAAACTTAAATTAACTTTAAATGACATGAGtgctaattttatttttatttcctttATAATGCATTACCAAGTATTTCTTAATTGTAGTTTAGTTGTATAAAAATGAATACTTTTTAACATAACATGTAATTTATGACGTACTAATTGATATAGTTTTATTCTATTAACTTTACTGCTATTTGAATTTATTATGTAAATAATGAAATTCATTATTTGATTAAATTTTCAGCCGAAAGAAAAACTTTTAGTTGATTTTGACAATGGTAACAGAAAAATTGAATTATTGGAAATcgccaaacaaaaaaaaaaagaattatggAAAAAGGAACAAAATACAAGTACCCTATTCTCAAATCCTTTGCCGAGCTCTACCCTGCCCGCATTTCCTTGTGTTTTgaagaggaaaaaaaaaatctCTCTACCCGCTGCCAATAGTCTTTCTTCGGAATTATCTGAATGGGTCGATCCTCCCATCCCGTTTGTTTTAGCAACTTATCCTAAGGTCTCCTCACCAAGAGCTCCCGGCGACAATAGAAGAAGCAACCCGTCTGCTATGACGGGACGACTTTTTTTCTTTCACAATAAGACCTGTACGATTATCCCtgtttattaaaattataaataattttataCTACAATAGCGCACACTTAATATTTTTTAATCAGAAAAAACAACTTCAATAGTTTGAAATTAAAAGTAATAGTGTTGCCTAAAAACTAATTTTGAATAACAGAACAATCCAAACATTGATTATTTTTTGTCCACATGGCACATATCAAACAAAATATTACTGGAGGGTATCCAATCCCATGAAACCCTTCCATCCCGAAAGCGGCTCCCTCCATTACAGCGTCCTCCAGTTTGTCAAGTATACCTTTATGTTTATCACACCTGTCCATTTTCAGATCTAAGGGTTCACTATTTGTTTTAAGTAAAATCACCTCTTAAATCATGGTTAACTCAAAAATCTTACCAATTTGGCAAAGATAAATCAAACATCCCAAAAAATCACTAGAAAATTCCTTTTGGTtggagaaaatattttcttaccaTGAAAATCATAAGCCCAAGAGATAAACGGAGCAAGGATCAACAAACACAGAAGATTAAACCCATTTACCTGGTACAATAACAACAAAAGATAGCAAGGACAAAGAAAATCATTTGGTGAGCAAACGTTTTTCTGGAGATTAAGCCAAAACAGGTTCTTCTTCGCTCTTACACTATTTTTGCTGCTTCGAGGCCAAATATGTGTGTTATTATTATTCTTGTGGTGAAAATTGCCACTGCAAATATGTCTAGAAACTGGTTGATATAATGTCTCAGTTAGATTGTTTTGAGAATATTAAGTAAGAAATGGATACCTACAACTGTGTGAAATTGCTATACTTAAAGCACGCACGGTAAATTGAATAAAGCTCACAAGTCAACCCATCTCACATAAAGTTGATTGAAAGAGAGGTGTGTGTTAAATACTCGTAGGTTTATTAAATGATTGCAATTCAGTGGCTTAATGTTTATTTGCCTAATCGAAGGGCCTGAATGACTAATATGGATAACTCACATACTCGTATATTTCCATATAGTTTAATAAGATAGATGTTTGTTTGCCTAATCGTGATATAACGTTGATTGAAACTTTTTCTAAAGCTCTTTCAATGATTTTTCCTTACTCATTTGATATTTCATCTAATAAATGAATTATGACATGTAACATTCTAGCTTTAGAAAGTGGATAGACTTGACTCTATTCAGTATGTTGTATTTGTGATTTCACCTCCTTTGTACTCCCTCCATATGTCTTGTAATCCATTTCTAGAGacatttttttttaatcatttcTATGATTTAAGATTAAAGATTATTTGTCTTATTGACACCTTTTGTAATGTAGATTTATGGAGATCTCATCTTGTGAGTCTCAAGGTGGATTCAATGTGCCAATAAAACTTGGAATGGAATTTGATTCAGATGAGCATGCATATGAATGTTATAATGAATACGCGGCTGCAATTGGTTTTAGTGTCAGGAAAGAGTATGCTAACAAGAACAAAGTCCAAGGATATGTGACTTCAAGAAAATTTACATGTCATAAAGAAGGTTATAGAAGCAAAGACAAACGAGATCAGACAGTTCAAAAGCATAGAAAGGAAACCAGGACAGGATGCTTAGCTTATATTGTTATTAGTCGTCAGTCAAATGGAAAGTTTCGCATCACTTCATTTGATGAGAAACATAACCatcctcttccttcttctttaTCTCATATGTTACCGTCACAAAGAAAGATAAATGTTGCTCAAGCACATGAAGTTACTGCGAGGTATGGACATTTATGCCAAAACAGGTTCTTCTCTCTTACACCAGTTTTTCTGCTTCGAGGCCAAATATGCGTGTCCTTATTATTCTTGTAGTGGAAATTGCCATTGTGAAAAAATGTCGGTAATGTTTTTGATAAAATCTTTCAATTGGATTGTTTGAGAATATTAAGTAAGAAGTAAATATCTAAAAACTGTGAGAAATTGCGATACTTTCACACACAGTAAATTGAATAAAACTCACAACCTATTTCATATCTAGTTGATCTAAAGAGAGATAAGTGTGTTAAATACTCATTGGTTTATTAAATGGCTGGAGTTCAGTGACTTGATATTTATTTGCCTAGTCGAAGGGCTTGAATGACTAATGTTGAGAACTCGCATTCTCGTATATTTCTATCTAGTTTAATAAGTTAGATCATAGATGCTTATTTTCGAAATCTTGACAACCTATTTCACATAAAGTTTGATTGGAACTTTTTCTGAAGCTCTTTCAATGATCTTTTTTTACTATAACGACAACAACAAACGCAATGTAATCCCACAAGTaagatctggggagggtagtgagcgcgcagccttacccctaccttgtgcgGAGAGAGATTGTTTCAATGATCTTTCTTTACTGATTCATCTAATACATGAAGTATGACATGTAACATTCTTGTGTTAGCAAGTCAATAGGTTAGACTCCATTCAATATGTTGTATTTTGTAATTTTCACCTCAATAGGGTAATAGGTCGTAGTGTGTTTTTCTGATCCGTTCCAGGTTTATTAGGGCGAACCTGCTAGTACCTTGTCATTGATTCTCAGAGTGCTAGTATTAGGGTTGTTTTTAGTACTATCTTCCGATTCGGTTTTCTAGTACCTTGTCGTTGTTATTGGTTGTTGCTGTTGCTATTGCTATTGCtattgatattgatattgatattACTTCTTCCAATTGTTTTTCCACTTCATACATTGTTGGTATCATTTTCCTggtcttgttgttgaaatttacTTGTTTCTATTCTTTCTCTCGAGCCgtgggtctttcggaaacaacctctctacctctccagggtaggggtaaggtctgcgtaccctccccagatcccattTGGGGGAttccactgggttgttgttgttgtaattttcACCTCCTTTGTACTCCCCATATGTCttgctaagttgctcggacacgggtgcagatctagaggtcggatcatTTGaaatgtaaattctaagattcggaGATACAGATCCTAGTACGGATCCGGGTGCGGGGATCCCGCTAAAcataattcaaaataaaataaaattttaaaaatatctctaaattatgagaaattttatggaatacttacgtatagcttataaagtgtggatttcttttttattctcaagttgtaaaCAAGTAAATGATTGATTTCCTAAATAagttatgttattttcttcaaatttacggttgttgatttcgggaatcaaattgtatcttgTCTCGAATTTTTCTGTCCGTCGTGGTTAAAGTACtcaaaattgtttgaccagatccggtacggatcccatacccacacccatactagtgtcgtgtcgacacgggtgcaaCACCTAAACTTCCGTATCGGAGCAACTTAGATGTCTTGTAATCCATGTTTAGAGACTTTCTTTTTATCAATTTCTAAAATTTAATATCATAGTTTTTTTGTCTTATTTACTCTTTTTTATAATGTAGATTTATGGAGATCACCTCTAGTGAGTCTCAAGGTGGATGTAATGTACCAATAAAACTTGGAATGGAATTTGATTCAGATGAGCATGCATATGAATGGTATAATGAATACGCAGCTGCAATGGGTTTTAGTGTTAGGAAAGAATATGCTAACAAAAACAAAGTCCAAGGGTATGTGACTTCAAGAAAATTTACATGTCACAAAGAAGGTTATAGAAGCAAAGACAAACGAGATCGGACAGTTCAAAAGCATAGAAAGGAAACCAGGACAGGGTGCTTAGCTCATATTATTATTAGTCGTCAATCAAATGGAAAGTTTCGCATCACTTCATTTGAAGAGAAACATAACCATCCTCTTGATCCTTCTTCTTTATCTCATGTGTTACCGACACAAAGAAAGATAAAAGTTGCTCAAAGCACATAAAGTTAGTGTGAGGTATAAACATTTATGCCAAatgttttcccaaatttcaagtGAAGCTTCAGAATCAAAAGAAGGGTATGAATTGGCTGCAAAGTGTGCGAACGAGTTAGTTGTGAAGTTAAAGCATGTAAAGAAAAATGAATCACATGATGATTCAGCTCCAAGCAAGAGTATTGAAAATGAATTGAGTGAGACCGTATTTATTGATAACACAAATGCCACGAAGGTGACTGGGTTAAAAAGGAAGCAGCCAACTTGTCGCTCTAAAACTCTGACAATGAGTTTTATGGAAATGGCCAAGAGGAAAAATAATACCTCACTGCTAAAATCTCCTCAATGCCAAACTGACAAGAAGTTAGACCACCTTCCATCTCTTCTATCTTGTCAAGTCACATGTCCATCTTTATCAGATGCATCAATGACTACGGTATCTAATGACATCtaaatttttctttgtttatcttttttcattttttatgacCATGAAATACATCTGGGCCCAACCCTTAGGACCAATCACAGGCTTAGAAACTCGAGGATTGATGGGTCAGCACCTATACCCTGTTTGACATAAATACTGGTTTAGCTCACATGGCGCAGGGCTTGAGTGTGTGAATGTCACAAGTTCCTACCTTTGCCGCTTGAACTAAGCCCCTTGTTTATTATAACATTAAGATTTTATATATGTTTATCCTTTAAATAATAGGGAGTGGCAGAAGCAAGTTGTCTCAAGGATCATCCTATGAAAGTCTGACTCAACTCTTATAAGTTAGTGAACAAAGCTTATGATGCTTCTCACATGTATTTTTTCCCTCTAATTAGTAATGCTACTGATCCTAATATATGTCTTTTGTTAACTAATTGCAGGATGTTTCATTTCATGATTAAACAAGTATTCTCAATGTTGATTGTGGCAACTTCACACAAGGTAGGGGAAGTCTGCTATCCTCTGCCCTCCCCAGACTCCGAAAAAGCAAAGGTTTCATAGTGATGATGATTTATATGACCACAGTCATGATCTCAAAATTTAGATGTGTACTTCATTATCATTGTTATCATCTGACGTAGAAACTTGATTTTGCTCAATCGGTTTTGTACCACTTTGTAGTTTGGAATTGTCCTCTGCGAATTGAGTTGCTGCTTTTTTCGCAGCAAGGCTGCTACTCAACATTCATTACTAAGCCTGGATAATTGTACTTTATTGTGGAAAAAGAGCTTGTAGAAATGCCTTTTTAGCATCTAATCAGAAGTAGGAATCCAATGAAAGCATTCTTGTATTCAACATGGTATTTGATTAGGTGCAAAAGAATATTTTTGCCATAAGATGCAGTAGCCATTAACGTCTTTGTCCAGCAAAGAGTGATTGATGATTCTGCCCTCTTTTCCATTTTCTAGTCCTTTTATGAATTGACTTCATCTCTCACACTCTAATATTTACAAGA
This sequence is a window from Nicotiana tomentosiformis chromosome 5, ASM39032v3, whole genome shotgun sequence. Protein-coding genes within it:
- the LOC104106366 gene encoding protein FAR1-RELATED SEQUENCE 7-like isoform X2, with amino-acid sequence MEISSCESQGGFNVPIKLGMEFDSDEHAYECYNEYAAAIGFSVRKEYANKNKVQGYVTSRKFTCHKEGYRSKDKRDQTVQKHRKETRTGCLAYIVISRQSNGKFRITSFDEKHNHPLPSSLSHMLPSQRKINVAQAHEVTARFMEITSSESQGGCNVPIKLGMEFDSDEHAYEWYNEYAAAMGFSVRKEYANKNKVQGYVTSRKFTCHKEGYRSKDKRDRTVQKHRKETRTGCLAHIIISRQSNGKFRITSFEEKHNHPLDPSSLSHVLPTQRKIKVAQST
- the LOC104106366 gene encoding protein FAR1-RELATED SEQUENCE 7-like isoform X1, with product MEISSCESQGGFNVPIKLGMEFDSDEHAYECYNEYAAAIGFSVRKEYANKNKVQGYVTSRKFTCHKEGYRSKDKRDQTVQKHRKETRTGCLAYIVISRQSNGKFRITSFDEKHNHPLPSSLSHMLPSQRKINVAQAHEVTARYGHLCQNRFMEITSSESQGGCNVPIKLGMEFDSDEHAYEWYNEYAAAMGFSVRKEYANKNKVQGYVTSRKFTCHKEGYRSKDKRDRTVQKHRKETRTGCLAHIIISRQSNGKFRITSFEEKHNHPLDPSSLSHVLPTQRKIKVAQST